The genomic segment TAACATTGTTCCAAAttttttgatcaatttgattcTCTAAGTTAAAttctcactcttttttttttacggGAAAAtcgaaaaattaaattatagcTTCTTTTTACTACATTTTTAAGAAAccgaaaattaaaatatgtttataaaattgaaaataaataattaatcaataaaaaaataatttacaataaattaattcataattttacaccaaaattcgtcctgtcaattaaaaaatgttaaaaaaaacagtagaatttattttggaaaatataaaaatagagaaaattaaaaataaaataaaaataaaaaatgtgaaaaaagaaattgaaaaataaatatttttataataaaacgCATGTCTATTATTTAAGTAGTAAAAATctaacaacttaaaaaaaatgatttcctttattctatttttttagtgtttttttatatataaaagaaatagtatcagtaaatgaaaacaaagcaaaataacaatagtgtttatatatatatatatatatatatatatatatatatatatatatatatatatatatatatatatatatatatataaataaattggttaaataaaaggaaaataaaaatttctttttacatgagaattttttttactaaattcatgtttctatttaaaaattttgacttttCACTTGGTCTTTTGATCCGCTACTGGAGATATACAAACTTTGAATGTTTCTCTAATCTTGATTAATATTGGTACTTTAGGCTCTTACTCTGATAATTTTGCACACCACCTTTTCCCACTCAAATTTACATACCAGTTTTGTGCAGCCACGTTTAGTTTCCTTACCGCTTACTGAAAAATGTTTTCACTCCCACATACCACAACGCTCATTTTCTACCCAGTTTGCAACttcaaaatgagaaaatttTTAAACCTTTATAAAAATCCGTAATATGTTTAGAACCACTGTTTCCAAATgatgaataaatttttgttttaaacatgactttcaaattattatattgaagTCGTGTTCTAAAGTACGGTTTCtacaatgtattttttttaatgagagTCGTGTTTAGATGTatgagtttaatttatttatttttgttaaagttgTACATTTTAGTATGaatttggtttgtgttttttttttctcaaaattgtGGGTATCATGGGAAGACATTATGAACCTACAATGTTCAATTGAaggtaattaataataatgatgatgccGAAGATAATGTTcaaacttaaattaatatacAACTTGATcaatacaaacaaaaatttagAGCATAAATTAGAAAACCACCTCTTAGAAGTAAATACTCATAGTATGTATGGTTTGGTCAATTATAGTTTGGGTAGTCAACTAGTGAGTCTAGTCAATCGTGTATCAATTTGAGACTCAAACTAGTGAATTCGGTTGAAATGTCAAATAAGTTGACTAATCATAGTCTGGATAAGCATACCAAAGTTCGAAGTTCACATTCACAGTTTGGAGCACACTGTCAAGACTGGTCGGTCACCAAATAGGGTGGCCGACCATGTATCAACTTGGATAGTCAACTACCAGCTCGATGAGCATGACAATGAATCCGACCGACCACCAAAGAGTCTAGTTAGTCATGGATTGAACTGATCAGGATGAATTATTTGAGAGTATATTAGTCTTAAAACTTATCAACTTAAGAGTAAAGTATAATTACTTATAATTGGACAATAATTAGATTAACCTTAACTAAAATTCCTCCAcgaaacctataaataaaggtttgaGGTAAAGTTACATGTATTTACTATTAGATTAATTGTTATCGGTCAAACTTTAGCATCACAATATCTTTTGCAAGTATCCTCCAAAAAGTTTGATCGAATTAGAGCTTGCTTTTTGGATAACATTTAGACTTCAAATGACACAATGCAACTTGAATAGTTGACCTCAATCtcacaaaatacaaatactaatttaaaaattaaaacaatatatttattttaaaataaaaaataataaaacatttaagttaaaaaaacaaacattaaataaaaaatttaaaaaaggtcTAAAACAATTgctaaaaagttaaaatttaaaatgtgctTCACAGTTCCTCTAGCTTGGCTATTAAAGAAGATTGAAGTTTTGATTGCATCTATTATTCTCTATTATCATTTTATGATTTGTGAATAGGTGTTTGTACTAAATTGAATCATTTTGAAAGTTTCTAAAAGAGTCATTTAACTTCATCTTTAAACTTCATCAAATATGACAACTTTGAGTACAATTATTTGAGTAAAATGAGACCTACATATGTAGCTAGCAGAAAATACACGTTAGAAAATTCTCATAGCTAAAGGATGTACAAGagttttgtcattttttttatcataaaaaaaactcttttgAAGAATATTTACTAAAGTTACCATATGAAAATACTTTCTAAAGATTATTACACCATAGGATTTCAACAGTTCTATCCCTCTCActccttttttatatatatatttgattactccctttttatatagatatttggttactctttttaatttgttgttcATTTAAGACCCTTTGAATCTAACAAATTTGAACTTTTGTcctcttttctttttgaaataagTACTTTgcaaatgtatattttttttttactttttaacttaaaagaataatataaaaaattttaaaataaagttataaagtgtttttttttctgtagcCTATTAAATTCGAGGTGCAAGCTAATGTTCGAGTGAGATCATAATATTTTACCAACATACCTTCATATTAcaaatttaacaatattttgtAACTCCTCTTTATTTTAGTTCCATTTTGTGATTCAACACGTTATTTATATACAAGTGATAGAGTCTTCGACATGTCCTTGAACACTTGATTGAGCCTTCTTCTAGTGGCTTCAGGCAACCTCTGGATTCATGAACGTATTTCTTAAGAACATCGTGCTTTGTTCATTTTTGTTTAGGTTACAACGCCAGACTTTGATTTAATCAGAGAGTATTATATACAACTAAAAAGGCTGCAATGAAGCCAGCATGTTTCAAAAGTTTACACACACACCACATATGTACATTAGCAAACTTTAATGACCACATTGATGACGAGAAAACGATTTCATTGCAGAACTCGTTCTTCTCACTCATTTTCTTCGCTCGCTAAACCATACGAATGACAATTAAAAGAAACTTGATACCTCAAACTTAGTTAGATACTCCAAAATTTGGCTTTGGGAAACATATGATGCAAcaatattagttattattttctaatggatttttctattttttgaatgaatttCCTTAATTTCTTTTGATCATTAGACCTTGAAGGCAAAAGAACAATGTCTTTCCAAACAGAACTTGGTTTCATTATTAGACTTGGTTCTTTGTAAAGTTCGTAGATGGAATCAGCTTCAACATTGACTCTGTCCATCATTTTCAAGCAATCTATTTCTTTGAGATCTGGCACATTATGATCAACATCCTTCCACCATATGAGCTGTAATGTGTTACTAGCTTGTTAGCTTTTTGACATTACATTAATAGGACTGAAGtatataattaatcatttatttcaTCACAAGAGTTTCCAAAAATGTTTGAATTTACCTTTGGTGGACCACCGATAGCATTTGTGCAATAAAGCCTAGCATCATCAACTATTTTGCAATATTTAGGAAATGCATTCGCAAATCTTTGGTGAGATTGCAACTGTGAATTGACCCTCACTGCCCTCCTGGTCATAATAGCTCTCCTGTCAAAATAATAGTAAATGTGGTTCATGATGATATCCACAAAACTAATTCacaaattattaatatgttaaaactCACAAACATATATACCTAATCCCTCTAACAACAGCAAGATATCCATCACAAACCACACCAACTAGCTCAATTCTATAAGGCTTTCGTGTCTGTGGTTGATGTCCCTCATTTACTTGCTCCCAGTAATTTTCAGTAACTATTGTGCCGTCTTCTGATACTTTGTACCCTACTCCcattctatatttatatttgtgaaCATTTCTTGCCATAGCAATAGTTTGTTGCACAAATGGTTCCCATGATAAGGTACCATCCATAATAACATCTCGACCCTCATTTAAAGCTGTCACTAGCAGAGACGATGCAGCATCAGTGGACGATTGATGCACctattcaaatttcaaaacaaaaatgttaGTTAAAAGTAGCTTGTAAGGGTCTGGGATATGTAATCTTTTGTTATAACTAAATTACAAAGGAAACTTTGGGTGAATCCACCAGTTTTCTAGTCTATTTTGGATTTGTATGTAGTTTCAACATGCATACTTCATATaaaatggtgaaattgaagaaaaaatgagaGTAATATAGTAGAAGGAggttttcaaacaaaaacatacaAGTTCGGCAGTTTGCAGCATGTCATCATGGTGACCTCTAGAGCTAAGGGCTTTAAATATGACGTCACGCTCCTTAAACGCATCTGCCTCGACAATCACAGGATTTGAAGTTGTTCCCGACCAAAATGATCTGCAAAACCAGTagatacatataaattaaatgtatataaatttgCAAAGTTAGATCAATTCAATCATGTTTGTAACCTTGAATTATCTTATCTAGAGACATTCATACATTTAGGACATTGTTATCGACATATACATCTTTCCGTAGATCTTATTGATCGTACTTGAATTTATATAGGTAACGTTATTAGCTTTGTATTTGTATAACTTACAAAACCATAAATTTGATGAGAAATATCCTTcaattattcatttttcatattGAGTATTTTTCCCTAAGACATGTAAATTTGAATAATGATAATACTGAAATAGTGGAGTTAAGATGTTCATTACTCTTTTAGAATGTTTTTAAGAACTGTGCTTTTTCCAGCTCCCATGCCACCTCCCATGAATAAAAGCACCGGACTTCTCTCATTTTGAATACCGGAGGTCGTCTCGTTCGTCTTTTGTGAATCACCATTTATTGCTTTCATTTCTTCCACTAAAGTAGCAAACACTCTTGTCACTTTCAGATTTTTGCTCACTCTCTCAAACCTCTGTTCTCTGTACATGAACAACCACCACCATTATTTTTAGTCTATATAATTCATTAACATtccaatttataaatttcaatgttattattattaaaaactttttctGTCGCTAAATAGGTTATATATAGTCTTCTAAATTTACCTTGTTGCTGCCAATAGAAACTTTTTTAGCTCTATTTTCTCCGGTGACTCGGCACTCAATACCTGCAATTGAGACCAGGAAATTAAACGTAAGTACCTTTCACATTGCATTATATACCTATGGCTATGCACTCTATAACTCTGTCACTGAGTTCCGACCACTACCTCCTCAGTCAGGGGACGCAACACCACGCTCACGTTACACCCTTCTCCCTCTCATTTTCATGATGTAGATTTCAATGAGAGGAGTGATAGTTTGACACTCCTTAAATTTATACTCCCTTATCACAactcttaataatatttttttataaaacaatttaatttatattttaatttaatattttactattaaatacaattatgaAATGTGTATATTTTCAAACGAGGgtgttaaataacattttcatttcaataatgTCTTAGATGTTGAgatttgtatataatatttcttttacttatttgttAAATAGAATACACAATATAAAAGTTGAAACACTAATGAGTACGAAAACTAAATTGACATCATAAAATGTATGAATTGGGGTACTTTTCTGCCCCAATATGTAAATGCAAGTAAAGCCTACTTAGTAAAACTGGGTTGCTTTACGCccaaaaaaacatttttacgTGCTCAATATACTTTGAAAATTCagtaaaaaactttaaaataaagaacttaatttcctaaaaataatattaaattatcaagAGTTAAATGTTTCCCTTAGAAGCTCTATATCTCTTTCTCAATAAAAGATCTTGTTAATCCCTTTATAATCTCAATTTGTTATTTATGATTAGTTTGGAGaagtaaaaaaatacaataattttcttatagaGTAGCTAAAATTGTTGAACTTTTTAGTTTGGTCTTTTTCCGTATTAATAATAATCTTTTACAAACCTGACGGTTAAAAAGAAACAAGTATTATTAATTAACGCTTCTCTTAGTTTAGTCTTTTTCCGTATTAATTCTCCAGTTGTAACACTTTTCTTCTATTTCCTTTATTTGTGCTCTAGTTGATATAAGACGTACGTTAGAATCTAGAAAATATTTACTGATAATGAGAATCAAAATTTCCTCAATATAAAGTCTATTAAGAAAACTGATAAGAcgttttgaaaattaaaattaacaaaatcttATCTAAGATCAGTATATAATATCTTAGTAAAAGAAGTTTaagtaaacaaaaattatttttatccaaaattttaaacaagaacagtcataaaaaataatcaacattTTGCATTTCaaaaaacatttaacatttatctttatatttaattagatatATTGAATATATAGATTGCAATCAATACCTTTAAATCCTATTGGATAGATCTTACATTACATGTAGTAAATAATGAGATAACAACAGTAGAGAGAATGAAAATATACCTGACTAATGACATAGGAAGCGTGATTCCAATGAAATGCAAAATAACTGAGGATGCATCGCTCAAACTCATCAATCAATTTTCCTGATAAAGTAGGGTCCTTTTGGTCGGAAAAATATTCAACAACACTTTCCTCACATTCCTTCcattttatcaaatattcatCTGCCAATCTGCACAGTGCTGGAACCTCGCTCTCTTCCAATCCCATTTGCCTAGCTGAAAAACACACATTCACCCTTCAACGAACTCATCATCagtgttttctgtttttttttttttttttaaattatacttgtttttctttccttctcttaatTATAATCAACAAAATCACGAGGTTTGAATTCTAGTAAAAATAATTCTCCGCAGAATGAAAAGGTCAAAGCATGATACAGAATTTCAAACGGGGTGTGCATACACGACAAATTTCAGCTGCACTTCCTtcttttaatattgtaaaaattatcACCGCATGGAACATCAATGTCTCATTGAAAACAATATATGCTGTAGTAATAGTTCGTGACCGCCCTAAGATTACGTCtcattcttttctctctttttttccgGAAAGGGAAAATGAAATCTGATTTGATTGGTTATGCATGTGTATAAATTAGATGACTCCAACCAGTTTAATGCtaatttcttttaagtaaaagaaaaaaaaattggaccaaataaatttaaagaaaaagtccTTTTAATCTGTACTGTTCCTTTCTTTATCtcaacatttaataattatcatttaagTTTAAGCTCTAAAACTGTAGGTGAATCGCTTTATTTGTGCAATAAAGTTGATGTAATATGCCGATAAAGTTTATGTAATAATGAGAAACAGACAAGACCAGTCTGCTGTTAGCCCCTGAAACACAATCAATGAATGGAGCAAACTAAATGTCAGAGAGAGTGGCTGTAATTTTCTTCTTAATGTGAGTTTTACTAACGTCCTTAACGCGCTTAATTTTGAACTTTCTCATATCCAACCAATTCAGAAATATTAAAAGTATGTATAGTAGCTTTGAATTGAACGTGGGTGTAATGttttagaaaatgaaatcaaaCACGGCTTGGTTATTATTTCTGGGTAGCACATATAAttctatcaaaattaattttaaagaaagcTTAAATCTTATGAAACACGCGTTATTGTAAAAACCTTTATTTTCGAAGAGATTACTGCCTAAATGAAACGACGCATGCTGGAAAAAAGACTCTCTCGTGCCGAGAAattgaaggagaagaagagtCATTATTCCATTCCGTTTCATTCACCAGggcttaaaattaatttaaattaaataagataagttCTAATCAAATTCCCAACataatcttatattaaaataaaaaacaatgtctaatttagaaaaaaaaaaaaaaatatatatatatatatatatatatatatatatatatataattattctcCTGCTTTGGCACAACTATTCTGGGGTTTTTGAAGGAAAAGGTGAATAATTTCACtttgaacaaaaaaattgatCTCTTATTTCTTATCCAAACCGTTCTCTTGCTTTTAGGTGGGAGTGCATCCATTGATGTTATTTGGAGTTCGGTTTGATGTTGATTATTAGATATACGCAAGGATTGATTTGAAGGAAGTATAGgctgaaaaataattaagagaTAATTACCGACATAGTGAGAGAACTTCTCAATCTTGATGAGACGGCCAGAGCCCGATGTGCGTAGGTGGGGAATGATGTTGTGGTCTACGACCTCCATTGACTGCTCAGAAATTATTCCGGCGAAGGACGCAGTGACAACATGTGAGGCTATGAAGCAAATCATATTACCGACAGAAGCATCTGAAACAACAGACAAAGCGAGGTTTATTAACGATTGAATTGAAGAATAGGTAGGTTTAGTATGATAAGACATACCTTGCAGCTGcatgttgttgttgctgttgaaGATTGATTTTGGATGGTTGAAGCAGAGTGAATGGAAGTGGAGCGAAGGGACCAATGATGGCGTGGCTGCCCAAccttattttattctttctatCAATCTCTCTTTATATATACTATTATAGGATTGCATCAAATGaatttaaatgaaatgaaatgaaatgccAAAGGATAAACAAAAGTCGCTGCACTCGTAACGTGCTTATTGCGAGCGTGTTTTCGGTCTTTGctataactttttaaaagtaAACCAAACACGTATTTCCGACTTTTTCTATTGTTTTAGCGGGGTGCGGACTGGACTGTGTTAATGTTAAGAATTTctgtttcttttaaaaatttagatgaTATAAACAAGTTTTTGTCGTATTAATATTGTTTAGAAACAGGTCttcaaaattatactaaatttgACGGATTACTTTCTGAAACGAATTCGATGAAgtacatatattaatatcacGCACATCCCTTTACCTTTCTCCCGACTTTTGTTACTTATCTAGACTTTCACTTCTTTTTTCAATGATCGGATAAAATGTAAGTACAATactatatcattttttttttcaatcctCCCAAGCAAATAAATGCAAATAAATTGAGTGAAAATTTTCTTTCGATTTAGCAGAAATGATTCCTAAagctaataaaaattaaaattttaaattatattaagtacagacattaaaattttaattattcaaaaacatggtatttttataacctttttattttctttctactttttttagtttattctaTTCTTTTCACGGTTGGACAAAATTAACGAAACAGCGGCAAAGTGATAagatcaattaaaatttataataaaataaatttatttcaactttatgttgggaatccaagtgtgagttttAGTCcgacattggatagaaatgagaaagtagaatagtatataaaggtgaaaacccattaacccattaccttaaggttttgggtaaagagtggtgtcaatctcttatataTGGTGGACTCATATCTCATTGGTGTTTGCAACTCCCCGGTAAAACCTCCTCCTCGGTAACCTAACACTTTATATATACCTTTTTAGTATTttctagtttttgttttgaatgtttaGAGATATCACAAGTTTTATgaaataggtttaatacatcatttggtccctatttttggggttttgttcaaaatggtcccaccttttgaaaaagttcagtaaggtcccatattttgtttaaaaatgttcaattcaGTCCTTTTCGTGGACGCCGTTAAAAACTTAACGGTGCTGATGCCACTGTGGCCAAACCTGAATGAGTTGTTATGTTTGATGATTACGTGGCACAACTGAGTTGGTGGaaatcttttaaaaagaaaaaatgatgtAATTTGGGGGTTAGGGTTTTAAGTTGACGTTGTAtttgggggttagggtttaattatattttgtttgatgGAGACTCTCAATCCATGTCAAGGTCGAATAAGTTATTTGATCAGGCTAGTTGTATTGCCGAGTCGATGAATGATTTTCGCGAACTGGGTTGACTTGCCATTGCTGAAAATGTTGATGAATTGGAAGCTCCACCTCCTATGGACAATAGGGTTATAACAAAAGGGTTCTTTTGCCGAACGGTTTGGGTGAAGGATGAGAACTGAACAGAGTTTGAAGGGGAAATTGTGACTCTGTAAGTGGTAGCGTTAATGTCGGTAAAGGCACAAAAGAGATGGGTGAATAATGTGGAGTTGATGTTTGATACAGGAAAACCACTACCAGCGAACTAATACCCTCCTATGTTTTGTGCAGTGGATGCATGGAGATGCAACATGAAGAGGAAAAAGGGAAtcagaaattgaaactttttagAGAAAACCATTGTTGTaagattatttttcttctctggTTGTGATTGTTCTTGTTAgccatatttataatttaattttacaaccctaacccccaaatacaacaacaacatcagcttaaaaccctaacccccaaattacgtcattttttctttttaaaagatttCCACCAACTCAATTGTGTCACGTAATCATCAAACATAACAACTCATTCAGGTTTGGCCATAGTGGCATCAGCACCGTTAAGTTTTTAACGGCGTCCACAAAAAGGACtgaattgaacatttttaaacaaaatatgggactttactgaactttttcaaaaggtgggaccattttgaacaaaacccccaaaaatagggatcaaatgatgtattaaacctatgAAATAAGGTGATGttcatcaaaatcaatatttgattttgatattttgcaTGTTTATAAATGATTAGAGTTTAAggagtaattttattttttcctattTATGACATCTTTATATTTTGGAGAATAAAGTATTATTAAGATGAGTTGATAACTTAAGcaatatacaattttaatgaGTTTATATTTGATGGATTTTTAAGTTTCAATGTTAAACTAGTTGGAGAATTTAAAGTATTCATTTAAATTAccacttgttttttttatagaacATTTTGAATCAATTATATCTTGACATTTTAATCTTGTTAGAACATAGCGAGTAAAAGAATATTTGAAATTGAATGCTTTTGATCATGAGATTGTATGTTGAGATACATAATAGTGCTTTTGATCTTGAGATTGTATGTTGAGATACATAATAGTGCTTTTGAGGGAATATTTAGGTTAAAAtactataaatttaatttttcaacttGTTAATAAATGTCAAATTTACTCAATTAATTAGGTTTTTTCACTTATTAActtaacttttaaaagaaattttctcttaatatttaatatattttttaaatattacaaagatacat from the Vigna angularis cultivar LongXiaoDou No.4 chromosome 3, ASM1680809v1, whole genome shotgun sequence genome contains:
- the LOC108324164 gene encoding calmodulin calcium-dependent NAD kinase isoform X2; this translates as MGLEESEVPALCRLADEYLIKWKECEESVVEYFSDQKDPTLSGKLIDEFERCILSYFAFHWNHASYVISQVLSAESPEKIELKKFLLAATREQRFERVSKNLKVTRVFATLVEEMKAINGDSQKTNETTSGIQNERSPVLLFMGGGMGAGKSTVLKNILKESFWSGTTSNPVIVEADAFKERDVIFKALSSRGHHDDMLQTAELVHQSSTDAASSLLVTALNEGRDVIMDGTLSWEPFVQQTIAMARNVHKYKYRMGVGYKVSEDGTIVTENYWEQVNEGHQPQTRKPYRIELVGVVCDGYLAVVRGIRRAIMTRRAVRVNSQLQSHQRFANAFPKYCKIVDDARLYCTNAIGGPPKLIWWKDVDHNVPDLKEIDCLKMMDRVNVEADSIYELYKEPSLIMKPSSVWKDIVLLPSRSNDQKKLRKFIQKIEKSIRK
- the LOC108324164 gene encoding calmodulin calcium-dependent NAD kinase isoform X1, producing MQLQDASVGNMICFIASHVVTASFAGIISEQSMEVVDHNIIPHLRTSGSGRLIKIEKFSHYVARQMGLEESEVPALCRLADEYLIKWKECEESVVEYFSDQKDPTLSGKLIDEFERCILSYFAFHWNHASYVISQVLSAESPEKIELKKFLLAATREQRFERVSKNLKVTRVFATLVEEMKAINGDSQKTNETTSGIQNERSPVLLFMGGGMGAGKSTVLKNILKESFWSGTTSNPVIVEADAFKERDVIFKALSSRGHHDDMLQTAELVHQSSTDAASSLLVTALNEGRDVIMDGTLSWEPFVQQTIAMARNVHKYKYRMGVGYKVSEDGTIVTENYWEQVNEGHQPQTRKPYRIELVGVVCDGYLAVVRGIRRAIMTRRAVRVNSQLQSHQRFANAFPKYCKIVDDARLYCTNAIGGPPKLIWWKDVDHNVPDLKEIDCLKMMDRVNVEADSIYELYKEPSLIMKPSSVWKDIVLLPSRSNDQKKLRKFIQKIEKSIRK
- the LOC108324164 gene encoding calmodulin calcium-dependent NAD kinase isoform X3; translated protein: MQLQDASVGNMICFIASHVVTASFAGIISEQSMEVVDHNIIPHLRTSGSGRLIKIEKFSHYVARQMGLEESEVPALCRLADEYLIKWKECEESVVEYFSDQKDPTLSGKLIDEFERCILSYFAFHWNHASYVISQVLSAESPEKIELKKFLLAATRSFWSGTTSNPVIVEADAFKERDVIFKALSSRGHHDDMLQTAELVHQSSTDAASSLLVTALNEGRDVIMDGTLSWEPFVQQTIAMARNVHKYKYRMGVGYKVSEDGTIVTENYWEQVNEGHQPQTRKPYRIELVGVVCDGYLAVVRGIRRAIMTRRAVRVNSQLQSHQRFANAFPKYCKIVDDARLYCTNAIGGPPKLIWWKDVDHNVPDLKEIDCLKMMDRVNVEADSIYELYKEPSLIMKPSSVWKDIVLLPSRSNDQKKLRKFIQKIEKSIRK